In Anaerobacillus isosaccharinicus, one genomic interval encodes:
- a CDS encoding DUF4181 domain-containing protein encodes MGLVLLIWLIIVLFFDWFFDKWLLKGKYKYVYQSEAKGIIDIILYGITFILIFGSFIFDPTNQALTKWIHIGLYIIIFSVKSFMEWKYLEGKRYVASLILLFIGVIGVLVLSQILTK; translated from the coding sequence ATGGGACTTGTACTTTTAATATGGCTAATTATTGTTCTCTTTTTTGACTGGTTTTTTGATAAATGGTTATTAAAAGGAAAATATAAGTATGTTTATCAAAGTGAGGCAAAAGGTATAATAGATATTATTTTATATGGTATTACTTTTATTCTTATTTTTGGAAGTTTCATTTTTGATCCTACTAATCAAGCTTTAACTAAATGGATACATATTGGCTTATATATTATTATTTTTAGCGTCAAATCATTTATGGAGTGGAAGTATCTCGAAGGGAAAAGATATGTAGCTTCTTTAATTTTATTATTCATTGGTGTTATTGGAGTTCTTGTTTTATCGCAAATTCTAACTAAGTAA